The following proteins come from a genomic window of Candidatus Oleimmundimicrobium sp.:
- a CDS encoding helix-turn-helix domain-containing protein, with protein MFIKKEGLINCLTNCHKFMENFLELLSDKLLILNKKVKMLSLESIRQKIGNFLMEEYTKQGSNIIKVSLSRKEMAEHMGIQRPSLSRELIKMRKEGIIEFDKKVIIIKDMGVLSKF; from the coding sequence ATGTTTATAAAGAAAGAGGGTCTAATCAACTGCTTAACTAATTGCCATAAGTTTATGGAAAATTTTTTAGAATTACTTTCTGATAAATTACTAATCTTAAATAAAAAGGTCAAGATGCTCTCCCTGGAAAGTATCAGACAAAAGATTGGAAATTTTCTAATGGAAGAATATACGAAACAAGGAAGTAATATTATAAAAGTATCCCTCTCCAGAAAAGAGATGGCCGAACATATGGGAATTCAGCGGCCTTCCTTGTCAAGAGAGCTAATTAAAATGAGGAAGGAGGGAATTATCGAATTCGATAAAAAAGTCATCATAATCAAGGATATGGGGGTTTTAAGTAAGTTTTAG